The following DNA comes from Thermoflexus sp..
GAGCGCTGGCGGAGGGCTCGGGATCGCATGGGCCTCCAGGCCGCGCTCCGCCAGGTATTCCGCCAGCACCCGGGCGATGCCGTCGGGGAGACTGCGAACCCGCTCCGGCCCGAAGCCCAGGGCGCGCCCCCCGCCGATGCCCTGCAGCTGATCCACCACCTGGCGCAGCCGCTCGGCGGGCGGCACCGGGGAGGGCAGCCGCAGCAGCAGGGAGATCAGCCGCCCGATCGCCTCCGCCACTGCCGCGATGTCCGAACCCGCTTTCCCCACATTCAGGAACACCTCGAAGGGCTGACCCTCGCCGTTCTCATTCAGGGTGATGAACGCTGTCCCCACCGGCGTGGCGATCCGGTAGGTGACGCCAGCGAGTTTCTGCGGCCGCGGACGCACGGTCGGGCCCACCGGTTGCGGCAGCGTGGGCTGGGTCGGAACCATCGGTCCCTCCTCCCGTTTCTTTTCCTTTTTCTCCTTCGTCTCCAGCGTCTCCAGCACCTCCTTCTGTCGGGACCCCGCCACATACACCGTCAGCCCCTTGCATCCCAGCTTCCAGGCTAGAATATATGCTTTTTCTACATCTTCTATAGTAGCTTTCTCCGGGAAATTAATCGTCTTTGAAATACTGTTATCGATAAACGCCTGGATGCTGGCCTGCATCCACACATGTTCTTCAGGGGTGAGGTCCTGGGCGACGACGAAGGTGTGGCGGATCCAGTCGGGGAGCTCCTGGATGTGCTGGCAGGTGCCCTTGCGCAGGACCTCCTCGATGATCCGGGCGCGGGCCTCCTCATCGAGGCCGGCCTCCTTCAGGGCGCGCATAAAGAGGGGGCTGACGTAGCGCAGCTCCAGGCGTCCCTCCGCCTCGTGGACGTAGCGGATGTAGGCCAGGGCGAAGACCGGCTCGCACCCGTAGCCCTCGCAGCCGGCGACAGTGGAAAGCGTGCCGGTCGGGGCCACCGTGGTCTGCGCGGCGTTGCGGATGCCATAGCGGCGGATCCCCTCCACGATGGCGTTCCAGTCCAGGGGCGGTCGGCCCCAATCCCGGGTGTAGGGCTTCAGAGGCTTGGGGGGCTCCCATTTCAGGTTCTCCGGGTCATAGATGCTCCCCCGGATCGCCGGGAAGGGGCCCCGCTCTTTGGCCAGCTCGATGCTGGTGCGCATGGCGTGGTAACGGATGAACTCCGCGATCTGGGCGGCGAACTCCTGGCCCTCCTCGGAGCCATAGCGGATCCGCAGGTGATACATCAGATCCGCCAGCCCCATGAAGCCCAGGCCGATGCGCCGGGTCCTGTAGGCGGCTTCCTTCAGCTGGGGCACAGCGGGCACATACTGGTTCACCTGGACCACGTTGTCCAGGAAGCGGGTGGCCCACTCCACCGTCTCCCGCAGCTTCTCCCAGTCCACCTCCGCCCGACCGTCCACGTATTTCACATGGCGCGCCAGGTTCACCGAGCCCAGGCAGCAGTTCTCGTAAGGCCCCAACCACTGTTCACCGCAACCCCGGGATACGTAGCCCTCCGTGATCCAGGTGTCGCTCTGGGGTTCATAGAGGTCATAAACCGTTTCGTAGCCGGCGAACTCGATCTTCACGACCTGGGCAGCCCAGTTCCCCCCCGTGAAGTTGCAGCGTAGGGCTGCCTCTTCCAGCCGCCGCCTCTTCTCCGGATGGCTGAGTCGGATTTGTTCAATAAACCGTCCCAAGCTGGCTCCGGAGATCACCACGTCATATTTCGGTCGGTCATGGCGGATCTCCCGACCGTTTAAAGCATGGCGCTTACGAACAGTTCGATGGATGCGAGCGTGGACTCCGAACATGAGCAGGATCAGCCGGACTTGACGGGCCAGCTCCTCGCTGGAGGTATGGAATCGAAGGAGAGGATGGTTGGAGGAAAGATCTACACTTCCATCTGTGCTGAACAACCCGTCCAAAAGCCCTTCCAGGAACTCGCGGTTGCTGTTGATGTAAGCCAGAGGCAGTCGCTTCTCCGGGCTCCGTGCGGGGGGCAGAAGGAGCGTGCGCACCCAGCCCGCAATGACAGAACCCGGCTTGGGATCCATCATCATGGAGCGGGAACCTGGATTGACATCGGTCACGAAATGGGTGGCTCCCAGCTTCTGAAAGGCTTCCCGCACCACCGCGTTCCACTCTTCCTCGTCGGCGTGGGTGCTGAAACGGACCACATTGCGGGAGAGGGCGTGCTCGGTATAGCACCCATCTCCGACCAGCACACCAATCAGGAATCCGAACTCCCGATCGCTGAGATGAGGCGGTTTATCCGGGACAGGGTTATTCGGCATTCGGGCAGGGAACACCCGGACCCAATCGCCTGGTTTCAGCTGGTCCACCCGACGGGGCTCATAAAACTTTGTCCGGGAATCCCGGACGTGGAACTGATGGGCCGCGGTGACCTTGATCACGCCTCCGTCAGACAGGAAAACGCGATATACAGGGCGTTCTTTGTAGACTTCAATACGCTCCACCCGACCAGTCCCCAGAACAGTGCAGATCTCGTCCCCCGTCCGGATCTCCGCGGCATAACGCCAGCCTTGGGGGGTGGCCACCAGCGTATCCCCGGTCACACATGGGTTCGTCGCCTCCAACGTATACAGATGGGGCACCGGGTTGGAGCGATTCGCGGTGTCCAGGAAAAGGACGCCGGGCTCGCCGTTGTGGTGAGCCTGGGTGGCGATCTTGCGGAAGAGGTCCCGGGCCCGCACCCGCTTGTAGACCCGGATGGGGATCCCCACCCGCTCGGCGTCCTCCAGGGTCCCCCGGAAGTTGCGATAGGCGGGATGCAGCACATCCGGGAAGCGCAGCTCCCACTCCTCGTCGTTCTCCACCGCCCGCATGAAGGCGTCGGTGATGCCCACCGAGATGTTGAAGTTGGTGATAGCGTTCTCGTCCGTCTTGCAGGTGATGAACTCCTCGATGTCCGGATGATCCACCCGGAGCACCGCCATGTTGGCACCACGGCGGCTGTTGTGGGTCACCATGCCATTGGCCAGATAGGTGTGATTGTCCGACACCTCCAGATCCAGTGTCAGCGCCTCGCCGGCGGGCTCAACGGATCGAACATAGACGAACCAGCGATCGCCCACCGGGGGAGCATGTCGGGCGAATTCGGGATATCGCTCTGTTAGCTCTTCATAAGCCGTAAGGGTGAGCCGACGCTCCCCCCGGACGTAGCGCAGCAAGGCGCGTCGCAGCGCCGGGCGCGTGCTTCGGATCTTCCGACCGGTTCCTCGCCCTCGTCGATCCCGCTGGGGAAGGGCGGTCGCTTCCAGAACCGGGCTGAGCCAGTAAGCGGGCTCCGGAAGCGGATAGGCGGATTCACGATTCGAATCCGGGATCCGTTCCAGGCAAACCCGGAAACGGGAACGGGGATCACAGCCGATCCGCTCCGCCCATGCCCGCAGCCCGGCAGAGGAGACAATGCGAACGAACCAGGGGCGGGACCGTCCGAACCGGTTCCCGGATGGATGACCCGGACGCACTTTCACCGGACACCCCAGGCCGATGAGCAGCACTGCCACTTCTCGGGCCAGGCGCTCCGAGGCGGTGCAGAGCATCGGATAGCCATGGACGACGGTCCCATCGGCTTCGAAAAGCCCCCGCAGGTAAGCCGCCACCACCGAAGGAGGGCTGAGCCGGATCAGGCGGGGGACGCTGGCCTCCACGCTCCGGCCCTTCCCCAAACCGTTCACGCAAAGGAACTCCTTCACCGCGCGGTTATCGATGATGAAAAGCGTGGAGCCATCCCCGGGCCTGCGCCGGACATGGACCTGAACCTCGAAGAGGCGCTCCATCAGTCGGGGCATCTCTTCGATCAGGTAAGAATGATTGGCCACGGCCACCCCGATCCGATGATCGTTCTCCTCCTGGGCCACGAAGCCATCGCCCGTGAGATACCCCAGGAAGAAAGCGAACTCCTCGTCCAGAACGTGGGGCAGCCGGGGCATGACCTGATTGCCGTGTCGCTTCTCGACCGGCTTCAGGGGCTGGAGATGGCCATGATGCTGGCCCAGAATGACCGGGATGGCATCGCCGGGCTGCAGCTCATCCAGCCGACGCCAGACCCAACCTTCCCGCGTCAGCACCTTCACCTTATGATCCGGCGTGCCGGTCAGCGTCAGGCCTTCCTCCGTCACCACGCGCAACACCTGGGATCGGCCGCGGTTGTAGCCGTGAAGGGAAATCCGCGGGCCCTGATCGGTCAGCACGGTGATGCGCTGCGGCTGCCATCCGGGCTTTTCCGGATCGACGATCTCGTCCAGCCGGAGCAGCCCATGCGCGGTGAACACCAGGGTGTCCGGCGTCAGACATCCTCCCTGAGCGATCTCCCCGAAGGCGCGATCGTAGACCCGCAGAAAGCCCACCGGGCCGGTGGCCCGGCCCATCGAGGAGAAAACGATGGCGTTCTTGGGGCGCAGACGGGAGAACGAGAACCCGTTGCCGCCGCCCGTCTGCTGGATCAGCGCCGCATCCCGCAGCGTCTGAAAGATCCCCCCCGGGATCTTCCCCATGTCGTCCTCCAGGGGGAGGACAAAACAATTATGAACTACAACACCTTCTACAACGTAAGTGTGATCTTCTTCTACCTCACAGTTATAAACATATCCTTCGTAATAAATTTCTTCTATGTTTTCTATTTCGAAGTAAACGTGTTCTTCGTCCCGTAACACCCCATTATTTGACCCTCCGGCGTCTGGGAGATGGATCCCGAAAGCCTTTTCAATTAATCGTCGAGATCGGAGAGGAGACATGATGATCTGAGCAGCCTCACGGGCATTTGGAGTCACATAAGTGGTATCTACGCCACGAATAGATGCTTCATATCCCAATCGAAGCAAAATTTGCCACGTCTGAAAGATGAGCGTCGGGTTGCTTAACGTGAGTCGGAATGCCCTGAATAATTTGGCGGATTTCCTCCCATTAATCAGATACGCTTTCTCGCTGTAAAATCCGTCTCCTCGAAGTAGACCCGCTAGAAACTCTTCTTGAAGATCAAAATTGGCGTATTGCATCCAAATAGGGATGCGTTTGTTGTAGGAATGTCGACCAAATTGATTAAAGAACCACTGAGCGAGAGCTCGATTATATAAATCAATGTGAACCCAGTTTCCCCTTGAAGAATTCATAATAGGCGTAAACCCTAAAATACTACTCAATATATTCGAGACATCAGCATGATATTCCTTTTCTTTGATGGAAAAAGTGAACCGAACATATTCAAGATCTGGACCCAGTGTTCCCTCGGCCACGTAGTATCCACAAAGTCGTGCAACCTCGGAGCTGAGTGGGATATGGCGTGGGATCCAGCGAGCTTGGCGGCCGGAATTTTGATAAGCAGCCGGTCGACGAACCCGAATCGTGGTAGGGGTGCTCTGGACTTCGAGATCTTCCCTAGAGAGGGTCTCCGCTAAATCGAAGGAGGGCGTAGAAAGAATGCCTTTCGGAAAGCCGATGGCAACGCGATCTCCGGGACGAAGATCTGCGGCCATCACCCATCCCCGAGGAGTCAGAAAAGGATGCTCCGGGGTTACTTCGATCCTCCGGCCGATTCGTCGCACTTTGATGATCCGCAACGGCCCCCGATAAAATCGTCGAGACGTCTGCAGGACCGGCTGGTAGCGGCCTCGATGAGTCAGAACGCGATCACCGGGCCGTAGGTCGGCGATCCGTTTGAGTCCATGCTCTGTTATCACCCGTATTTCCGGCGTGAAACATGCCGCCAGCTGCCCCAGAGGGGTGCCGGCACCGGTGAAGGTGGGGGAATTGGGGAGAAAGCGGAGGGCGGTGAGCATTCGGTAGAACCGCTCCTCCCACAGGGCCGGATCGCCGCCCAGCTCCTTCTCCGCCTCGGCGATGGCCCGGGCCACCCGACGGAACATCTCGGGGATCGTCTCCACCGGCCGGCCGTCCGGCCCCTTGCGCAGATACCGCCGCTCCAGGACGATGCGGCCGTTCTCCGTTAATGGGATCTCCGCCTCCGTATCGGCTTCATCCACCCGGATCTCCCAGCGCGTCGTCATGGCCGCTTCCTCCTTCCCTTAGGGATCGCTTGGAATCGATGCGCGCCGGGCTCCATCGGCCTGCTGACCCCATGGAGCCCATGGACACCATCCGGATCTCCGCTCCCCTCGGATAACCAGAGGAACCGCCATATATGGCGGTTTATTTGACATTAATTCCTATATATGGCGAATCCGTGGGCACGATGGAGCCATCGGCAGGGTGTTCGCGGATCGGTTTCCTGGGATGGGAACAGGGCCCGAGGTCGGGCGCAGTTCAGGCCGGGCCGGCCGGCGAGGGGGCGCTTTCCCGGGCTCGGGCCTCCAGGAGGTTATCGATCTCCTGTCGGATGCTCTCCAGATCGCTCAAGCCGAGATACACGATGGCGTAGCGGATATAGGCGATCTCATCCAGCTCCTTCAACCCCGCGATGACCATGTCGCCGATCTGGCGGCTGGGGATCTCCGATTTCCCCATCGCCTGGAGGCGGGCTTCGATCCGCTCCACCAGGCGCTCCAGGGCCTCCGCCGGGATGGGCCGTTTGGCGCAGGCGATCTGGATCCCCCGCAACAGCTTCTCCCGGTCAAAGGGCTCCCGTCGCCCATCCCGCTTGATCACCATGGGCGCGAGGTGGATCGGCCGCTCAATGGTGGTGAACCGGCGCAGACACCGGGGGCACTCCCGACGCCGCCGCACCGCCCGCCGCTCCGCCTCCGGCGTGGTGTCGATCACCCGCGTGTCCTCACTCCCGCAAAAGGGACAGCGCACGGACGAGACCCCTATATATAGGGTAGAAAACGGGTCGATCCGCCAGATCTTCGGACCCAGGCGGGCCTTTATCGTAGCATGGAGGCAGGGGGCTGTCAAGCGCCACCGAACGCTTTAACCTGCGAGGAGGTCGGCCGCTGAGCGCGGCTATCCCGCTCGATCCTCCAGATGGCATGTATCGTTCAGGCGGATCACGACCCAGCGCCCATCCTGAACGACCAGCTCGGTCAGCGAGGCGTTATCGAAGCGGAAAGGGGAAGGCCGATCCAGGGGGAAGCCCAGCCAGCACCGGAAGAACATGGCGAAGGTCCCCCCGTGGGCCACCACCGCCACCGTTTGCTCCGGCCGGGCCATCGCCGCCTGCATCGCCGCCCACACCCGCTCCGCGAAGGCCTCGCGGGGCTCCACCCCTTCGATGGCCGCGGTCGGATCCCGGGCCATCTCCCGCCAGGCCCGCTGCAACGCGGCCACCTCCTCCCCCGGGCGTCCCTCGAAGGGGCCCTGCCTGCGCTCCTTCAAGCGCTCATCCACCTCGATGGGGACCCCCCAGGCGGCGGCGAGGATGCGGGCGGTCTCATAGGCCCGCCACAACGGGCTGCAGAGGATGAGGTCCGGCGGAGCGGCCCGCAGGCGCTCCGCCAGCCGGCGGGCCTGCTCCCGACCTACGTCATCCAGGGGCACATCCGCCCACCCCTGGATCCGTCCCTCGGCGTTCCACGCCGTGCGCCCGTGGCGGATCAGATACAGTCGCTCCGGCATCTCAGCGGTTCTCCCCACCCGACTTCATTGTCCTGCCTGTCGCATCCCTTGAGGCTCCATGTCCCCGTCCGGCGATTCCACACCGGGTTACCCGACATGCTCGATGTATACCCGATCTCCGGAGCCCTCCACGCCTTTCGTTCCCCGGGGCGCAGGCCAACGGGGTTACGGAATCTCCAGGGTCCCCACCTCCACGCCATCCCCGATGGAGCCATCCACCCGGACCGGCCATCGGGCCCCGGAGACAGGATCATAGAGGCCGACCCGGATCCGGTAAAAGCCGTGGAGATCCCGGGGCAGGATCACCCGGATGAAGACCGGGAAAGCGTGATCGGGGGGCCAGGAGGAGATCGGCACGAGATCGTTCGGCAGCGGGCCGTCCCGCTGGGCCACCAGATGCCCGGCGGAATCCAGGACATGAACGAACATCCGGGGAGAACGAGGGACCGGCCCCACCCGCGCCCAGGCCAGCGTCACCCCGAGCAGGTCCCCCGGCCAGCGCGGCGGGCGCAGGTGAACGCCCCGCAATTCGATCTTCCCCTCGAAATCCGCCCGCAAGGGCGTGAAGGCGAACCCGTGGAAGGGCGGCCACGTCTCATAATAGGCCACCCAGAGGGATCCGAACGGCTGTCCCCCGACCTCGAAGCCGTTCTCCAGCAACAGCCCATCGAAAAGCCCCAGGGGGTCTACCACCTCCTGCTGCCAGCCGAAGAGCCACAGCCGCCAGGGGCCCTCCGCGGGGCCGTAGCGGCGGCGGGCGTCCTCCAGCGCGGCACGAACGGCCGCCTCGTCCCACACCGGAGACTCCGGGCCCATCCATAGCGGGGCGGGAACTCCTATGCGTTCCCAGTAGTAAAGAACGGCCCAGTTGGCCCGCAGGGCGAGGGCCGCTTCCCCCGGCCGGATCTGCCGGGCCACGTGGGCTACCGCCTCCCGATACGGATCGCGGCCGCGGCCCGGATCCGCCCACCATGTCCGCCATGGGACGAGGAGCATGGCTCCCAGGGGCAGGAGGAACAGCGCCCCGATCCATCCACTCGTCCGGCGCGGCAACCCGGGGATCCGCGCCCCGAGGAGCTCCCCCAGCCGGGCGGCCCCGCCGCCGATCCCGATGACCCAGAGCGCCCACAGGAAAATCCCATAGCGGGGATGGAACAGGGCGAACCGGGGGAAAACCGTCACCAGGGTCGCGATGGTCAGGGCCGTGGTGCCCAGGGTGAGGGCCGCCCACCGGCGGGCGAAGGCGTTCCAGCGGAGCAGAGCGGCCAGGGCGAGGATAGCGGCGGGAAGCCAGGTCCCTTCCCCCGGCCAGAACCCGTGGGCGAGGGCGGAGAGGATCCCCGACAGGGTCGCGGGGGGTCGGAGGAAATCCTCGGGACGAACGAACCGTTCTCGGGCGAAGATCAGCCAGGGGCCGACGAGCAACAGGAGCCCCAGCATGCTCGCGGCCCATCGCCGGCGCGCCGCGGGGCGGCGGGCGCTCCCCAGCCCCAGCCCGATGGCCATCACGGCCGCCGGGAAAAGCCCGTAATAATGCGTGAGGATCGTTCCGGCGGCGAACAGCGTCCAGATCAGGAAGCGGAGCGGCGTGGGCTTCCGGAGGATCGCTTCCATTCCCTCGAAGGCGGCCAGCGCCCCGGTGGCCAGCATTGCATACATCCGGGCTTCCTGGACATAATACAGCCAGAACGGGGAAAGCCCCATCGCCAGCATCGTCAGGATCCCCGCGGGCCGTCCCCACCCGCGCGCGGCGATCCGTCCGGCCAGGGCGGCCGCCAGCAGGCCAAACACCACCGAGGGCCACCGCAGCGCGAACTCGCTCTCCCCGGCAATCCGGATCCAGAGATGGAGAAGCAGGTAATAGAGGAAGGGGCTGCGGTCCGCCGCCGTGGCCTGCAGCATCTCCGGGATCGGCATGCGGGCCAGATGCCAGGACCATCCCTCGTCGAACCAGAGGGAAGGGACGTGGAGGCGATTCAGGAAGATGGCGGACAAGAGCACCAACCATGCGATCGGCATTCCGGTTCAATCCCGAACGCGGCTTGCGGCGCGCCCGGGCGAGGGGAGCTCCCTCGGCGCCCGGCGGCGGCCTTCGATTTCCAGAGGACGCATCCGGACGGATCCGCTCCTCAAAGTGTAACCATCGAGGCTTTCCCTGCCAAACCGGTTCCCCGGAGTGGCCGGCTCAGGCTATTATGGAAAAGGGCGGCCCGGCGGGGCTCGCATCCGGGGGAAGGGAGACACCGGAAGGATCTGGGGGCGAAGGGCTCATGCACATCGTCGTGCAGATCCCAGCCTACAACGAAGCGGAGACCATCGGGGAGGTGATCCGAGGGATCCCGCGGGAGATCCCGGGGGTGGAGCGGGTCACCGTCCTGGTGGTGGATGACGGCTCAACCGACGGGACTGGAGCGATCGCCCGTTCCGCCGGAGCGGACATCGTCATACGGCATCGGCGGAACCGGGGGCTGGCGGCCGCCTTTCAGACCGGGTTCGACGCCGCCCTGCGTCTGGGCGCGGACATCATTGTGAACGTAGACGCCGATGGCCAGTATGATCCGGGAGACATCCCGGCGCTGATCGCGCCCATCCTGCGAGGGGAAGCCGACATGGTCGTCGGCGATCGACAGGTCAACCGCCTGGCCCACTTCCCCTGGCACAAGCGCATTCTGTCCGCCCTGGGCTCGGCCGTCGTGCGCTGGGCCTCAGGGCTGGACGTTCCGGACGCGCCGAGCGGCTTCCGGGCCTACAGTCGGGAGGCGGCCCTGCGATTGATCGTGCTGACGGACTTCTCGTATACCGTGGAACATCTGATCCAGGCCGGCAAGCGACGTCTGGCCGTCACCCATGTTCCCATCCATGCCCGTCCCACTTCCCGGCCCTCCCGGCTCCATCAGGGCCTATGGGATTTCATCAAACGGCAGGGGGCGACCATTGTGCGGGTCTACGCGAGCTACGAGCCGCTGAAGGCCTTTTTCTATCTCTCCCTTCCCTTCTGGGGGGTTGGCCTGATCCTCTTCGCCCGGCTGGCGTGGTTTTTCATCACCGAAGGTTTCGCCCTGCGAGGTCACCTGCAATCCCTGATCGTCGCCACCCTCTCGATCATCCTGGCCTTTCTGATCTTCCTGTTCGGCCTCCTGGCTGACCGCATCGGCGACAATCGCCGGCTGCTGGAGGAACTCCTGTATCGCTTGAGGGAACGGGAGGAGTAGCCTTGAAGGGCAAAGAGGGCTTACGTATTATGAGATTGAAATTCGGTAAAAATAATGTTAGCGACCGCCGAAAACGCTTTGGAAGCCCCCGAACACATCTGGATATCCAACCGGTCCACCACCCCTCTATACGAAATCTCGAGGGATTTTCTAGCAAACGATAAGTATAATCCTCTATTTGAAACCCACAATCCCGCAAAGCCTTTCGTAAAGTCCACCATGAAACCGGATTCTCGTAATAAAACGGAACGTTGGAGATCCATCGAACAATTCGATTCGCAATGAATCGTGGGAACCAGCTAAGGAATGGAATCCCATAATGCTCTTCAATTGGGAACCAACGGTTGGGTCCACTGAAGAAGCACACGCCTCCTGGCCGGAGCACCCGGTGAATTTCCTGAAGAAGACAACGCCAGTCCGGGACATGTTCATAAACCTGAGCGCAAATAATCAAATCAAAAGAATCGTTTGGAAAAGGAAGACGCATAGCATCTCCAAAGCAAAAATAAGCATAGTGTCTGTGAGCCGTCGCCCAGTGCAACGCATCCTCATCAATATCGACACCAATCACGTGCCAATCGGGCCACAACTGAGCGAAATGCTCAGTGATCCGTCCGGTGGAGCAGCCGATATCCAGCGCCCAGCCATTCCAATGAGCAATCCCAGGCACTGCCTCTTCCAAGACGGCCTGAATCTTCCATGCTTTTCGCTGTCGAAGATAAGGATCTTTAACACGTTCCCACTTAGACCAGTATTCCCTTTGATATTTCATCCGCATTGAAATTGCCTTCTATGAGATTGCTGATGATCTCCAGCATCGTTTCGGGTTGGAACCACCTTCGGAGTGCTACCGTGCGGGCTCGGAGGCGAGCCCATTCCTCTGGTCGCTTGAGTACCTCGCGCAGGCCGGTGGCCAAAGCCTCTGCGGAGGCTTCCTCAACCACCCAGCCGACTTGTCCTCTCCGCACGAGCATTCCAAGATCTCCAACATCTGTTGCGATAACCGGCAACCCCACTTGCATGGCATCCCCGAAAACCAAAGGGATGCTTTCGATGCGTGAGGGAATCACCAGATAATGAACTGCTTTCATCATCGCCACAACCTGTTGAGGCGAGGCGTAGCCGTAGAGCGACACATGGTCCTTCAATGCGTAGAGGCGCAGATGCTCTTCCACCCATGGCCTCAAAGTTCCATCTCCCAGGAGGTGAACTCGAACGCCCTCCAGCTCCGGGCGCAGGGAGCGCAATGCTTCAATCAGCAGATCAATTCCCTTTTGTTTCTCAAAGCGGCCCACATATAGCAGATGACAGCGTGCAGGTGGAAGGGAGGCGGGAGGAGTAGCCAGCGGCAACCGCCGGGAGGCGGGAAGGAATCCGCAAGACTTTCCCCTTAATCGCCCCACCTCCTCCGCCAACCGACAGCCATCGGCCAAACAGAACGAAGCA
Coding sequences within:
- a CDS encoding LAGLIDADG family homing endonuclease, with the protein product MTTRWEIRVDEADTEAEIPLTENGRIVLERRYLRKGPDGRPVETIPEMFRRVARAIAEAEKELGGDPALWEERFYRMLTALRFLPNSPTFTGAGTPLGQLAACFTPEIRVITEHGLKRIADLRPGDRVLTHRGRYQPVLQTSRRFYRGPLRIIKVRRIGRRIEVTPEHPFLTPRGWVMAADLRPGDRVAIGFPKGILSTPSFDLAETLSREDLEVQSTPTTIRVRRPAAYQNSGRQARWIPRHIPLSSEVARLCGYYVAEGTLGPDLEYVRFTFSIKEKEYHADVSNILSSILGFTPIMNSSRGNWVHIDLYNRALAQWFFNQFGRHSYNKRIPIWMQYANFDLQEEFLAGLLRGDGFYSEKAYLINGRKSAKLFRAFRLTLSNPTLIFQTWQILLRLGYEASIRGVDTTYVTPNAREAAQIIMSPLRSRRLIEKAFGIHLPDAGGSNNGVLRDEEHVYFEIENIEEIYYEGYVYNCEVEEDHTYVVEGVVVHNCFVLPLEDDMGKIPGGIFQTLRDAALIQQTGGGNGFSFSRLRPKNAIVFSSMGRATGPVGFLRVYDRAFGEIAQGGCLTPDTLVFTAHGLLRLDEIVDPEKPGWQPQRITVLTDQGPRISLHGYNRGRSQVLRVVTEEGLTLTGTPDHKVKVLTREGWVWRRLDELQPGDAIPVILGQHHGHLQPLKPVEKRHGNQVMPRLPHVLDEEFAFFLGYLTGDGFVAQEENDHRIGVAVANHSYLIEEMPRLMERLFEVQVHVRRRPGDGSTLFIIDNRAVKEFLCVNGLGKGRSVEASVPRLIRLSPPSVVAAYLRGLFEADGTVVHGYPMLCTASERLAREVAVLLIGLGCPVKVRPGHPSGNRFGRSRPWFVRIVSSAGLRAWAERIGCDPRSRFRVCLERIPDSNRESAYPLPEPAYWLSPVLEATALPQRDRRGRGTGRKIRSTRPALRRALLRYVRGERRLTLTAYEELTERYPEFARHAPPVGDRWFVYVRSVEPAGEALTLDLEVSDNHTYLANGMVTHNSRRGANMAVLRVDHPDIEEFITCKTDENAITNFNISVGITDAFMRAVENDEEWELRFPDVLHPAYRNFRGTLEDAERVGIPIRVYKRVRARDLFRKIATQAHHNGEPGVLFLDTANRSNPVPHLYTLEATNPCVTGDTLVATPQGWRYAAEIRTGDEICTVLGTGRVERIEVYKERPVYRVFLSDGGVIKVTAAHQFHVRDSRTKFYEPRRVDQLKPGDWVRVFPARMPNNPVPDKPPHLSDREFGFLIGVLVGDGCYTEHALSRNVVRFSTHADEEEWNAVVREAFQKLGATHFVTDVNPGSRSMMMDPKPGSVIAGWVRTLLLPPARSPEKRLPLAYINSNREFLEGLLDGLFSTDGSVDLSSNHPLLRFHTSSEELARQVRLILLMFGVHARIHRTVRKRHALNGREIRHDRPKYDVVISGASLGRFIEQIRLSHPEKRRRLEEAALRCNFTGGNWAAQVVKIEFAGYETVYDLYEPQSDTWITEGYVSRGCGEQWLGPYENCCLGSVNLARHVKYVDGRAEVDWEKLRETVEWATRFLDNVVQVNQYVPAVPQLKEAAYRTRRIGLGFMGLADLMYHLRIRYGSEEGQEFAAQIAEFIRYHAMRTSIELAKERGPFPAIRGSIYDPENLKWEPPKPLKPYTRDWGRPPLDWNAIVEGIRRYGIRNAAQTTVAPTGTLSTVAGCEGYGCEPVFALAYIRYVHEAEGRLELRYVSPLFMRALKEAGLDEEARARIIEEVLRKGTCQHIQELPDWIRHTFVVAQDLTPEEHVWMQASIQAFIDNSISKTINFPEKATIEDVEKAYILAWKLGCKGLTVYVAGSRQKEVLETLETKEKKEKKREEGPMVPTQPTLPQPVGPTVRPRPQKLAGVTYRIATPVGTAFITLNENGEGQPFEVFLNVGKAGSDIAAVAEAIGRLISLLLRLPSPVPPAERLRQVVDQLQGIGGGRALGFGPERVRSLPDGIARVLAEYLAERGLEAHAIPSPPPALPLPEPRPEPAEREALGPVGDLCPQCGEATLLEQEGCRTCYNCGYSEC
- the nrdR gene encoding transcriptional regulator NrdR, with translation MRCPFCGSEDTRVIDTTPEAERRAVRRRRECPRCLRRFTTIERPIHLAPMVIKRDGRREPFDREKLLRGIQIACAKRPIPAEALERLVERIEARLQAMGKSEIPSRQIGDMVIAGLKELDEIAYIRYAIVYLGLSDLESIRQEIDNLLEARARESAPSPAGPA
- a CDS encoding histidine phosphatase family protein — protein: MPERLYLIRHGRTAWNAEGRIQGWADVPLDDVGREQARRLAERLRAAPPDLILCSPLWRAYETARILAAAWGVPIEVDERLKERRQGPFEGRPGEEVAALQRAWREMARDPTAAIEGVEPREAFAERVWAAMQAAMARPEQTVAVVAHGGTFAMFFRCWLGFPLDRPSPFRFDNASLTELVVQDGRWVVIRLNDTCHLEDRAG
- a CDS encoding glycosyltransferase family 39 protein, with translation MPIAWLVLLSAIFLNRLHVPSLWFDEGWSWHLARMPIPEMLQATAADRSPFLYYLLLHLWIRIAGESEFALRWPSVVFGLLAAALAGRIAARGWGRPAGILTMLAMGLSPFWLYYVQEARMYAMLATGALAAFEGMEAILRKPTPLRFLIWTLFAAGTILTHYYGLFPAAVMAIGLGLGSARRPAARRRWAASMLGLLLLVGPWLIFARERFVRPEDFLRPPATLSGILSALAHGFWPGEGTWLPAAILALAALLRWNAFARRWAALTLGTTALTIATLVTVFPRFALFHPRYGIFLWALWVIGIGGGAARLGELLGARIPGLPRRTSGWIGALFLLPLGAMLLVPWRTWWADPGRGRDPYREAVAHVARQIRPGEAALALRANWAVLYYWERIGVPAPLWMGPESPVWDEAAVRAALEDARRRYGPAEGPWRLWLFGWQQEVVDPLGLFDGLLLENGFEVGGQPFGSLWVAYYETWPPFHGFAFTPLRADFEGKIELRGVHLRPPRWPGDLLGVTLAWARVGPVPRSPRMFVHVLDSAGHLVAQRDGPLPNDLVPISSWPPDHAFPVFIRVILPRDLHGFYRIRVGLYDPVSGARWPVRVDGSIGDGVEVGTLEIP
- a CDS encoding glycosyltransferase family 2 protein; its protein translation is MHIVVQIPAYNEAETIGEVIRGIPREIPGVERVTVLVVDDGSTDGTGAIARSAGADIVIRHRRNRGLAAAFQTGFDAALRLGADIIVNVDADGQYDPGDIPALIAPILRGEADMVVGDRQVNRLAHFPWHKRILSALGSAVVRWASGLDVPDAPSGFRAYSREAALRLIVLTDFSYTVEHLIQAGKRRLAVTHVPIHARPTSRPSRLHQGLWDFIKRQGATIVRVYASYEPLKAFFYLSLPFWGVGLILFARLAWFFITEGFALRGHLQSLIVATLSIILAFLIFLFGLLADRIGDNRRLLEELLYRLREREE